The nucleotide window TCTGTACTTCCTCCGCACTTGCAAGTTCAACCACAGAAGCGCCGTATAAGTTCTTTACTTTAATATCATTTACTTCATGATCTCCACGCACAAGAACCATAACGAACTTATCATCTACTTTAAAAATCATAGATTTAAAGCATTTGGTTGGGTCAAGCTGCAAAAACTTTGATACATCAGCAATTGATTTTTGATTTGGCGTTTCTACTTTTTTGGCAGCCTGTACAGCTTCTGTACTTTTTTCATATGTAGCGACCACTGGTGCCATTTCAATATTCGCAGCGTAAGAAGATGTATCAGAGTACGCAATTGTATCTTCACCAATATCAGATAGCACCATAAACTCATGCGTATCTTTTCCGCCCATTGCACCGGAATCTGCAATAACAGCGCGGAAATTCAAGCCGCAACGACTAAATATATTTGTATATGCTTGGAAGAGGCGATCATACACTTCATCTAAACTTTCCTGCGATGCATGGAAGGAATACGCATCTTTCATTAAAAATTCGCGCCCGCGTAGCAAACCAAAACGAGGTCTTTTTTCATCACGGAACTTTGTTTGAATTTGATATAAAGTCACCGGCAAACGCTTATAGGATTTAACCTCATCACGCACAAGTGCGGTAATTACCTCTTCGTGTGTGGCACCAAGCGCGAAATCGCGCTCATGTCTGTCCTTCATACGCATCAGTTCTGGTCCATAAGAATACCAACGGCCGGATTCTTGCCATAATTCTGCAGGCTGAAGGGCAGGCATTAAAAGCTCCAATGCTCCAGCGCGTTCCATCTCTTCACGAATAATTTTTTCCACATTATGCAATACCTTTAAACCAAGAGGCAAGAAGCTATAAATACCAGATGCGTTTTGACGCATAAATCCTGCTCGCAATAACAACTGGTGGCTTTTCACCTCGGCGTCAGCCGGCACTTCGCGAAGTGTCGGGCTGAAGATCATACTTTGTCTCATTGTATTCGCACCTCTTTATCCAAGTTCAACTTATAAAAAGAATTTTTTAATATCGTTCCATGTAACAACCAACATCAAAAGCATAAGAAGCGCAAATCCAACAAAATGGACCATTCCTTCTTTTTGTCTGTCTAATGGTTTTCCTCGCAATGCTTCTACAAGGAAAAACATTAATCTTCCTCCATCAAGTGCCGGAATTGGGAGCAAGTTAAACAAGCCAAGATTGACGCTTAATGCAGCAGTCAGACCTAATAAATTGACAAGCCCTGATTTGGCAACCTCACCTGTTAAATTGTAAATGCCGACGGGACCTGACAATGCATCAATAGAGAATTGTCCTGTTATCAGCTGTACTAAAGAAACAAACACGAGCTGTGTCATGCGAATTGTTTGTTCAAAGCCTAGCTTAACAGAACCCAACAATGATTTTTCTACCGGAGGATATACACCAATTCGCCCTATATCTTCATTCCCCTCCTGCTCTGCAGCAGGTACCAACTTTACAGTAAGATTTTCAGTATCACGTGTGATATCCATTGTTAATTCATTGCCAGGGTTTTTCCGAATTAGAGTTGTTACATCTTTCCAAGATTGCATCTCTACTTTATTAATTGCACGGATTTCATCACCTTCTTGTAGACCCGCTTTATCGGCAACCCCATTCTCTACTAATTTTCCAATTTCCGGTCTATCTACAGGGATTCCTTGTACAAGCCCAATAATCATGAACAAAATAAACGCTAAAATAAAATTCATGGCAGGCCCAGCAAAGATTGTAAGTGCACGTTGCCCTAAGGATTTAGATGTAAATTGACGGTGGTACGGCGCAATTTGAATTTCTTCTCCCCCAGCCACATAACGTGCTTTTTCATCTACCACAAAGGTTTGTGGTGAATCTTCATACTCTTCATAGCCAGTAACTGTTAGTTTGTGTTCAAGATCTGCATGCTCAACTTCCAATA belongs to Ectobacillus sp. JY-23 and includes:
- the rseP gene encoding RIP metalloprotease RseP — protein: MNTAIAFIVVFGVLVFFHELGHLYFAKRAGILCREFAIGFGPKIFSFMKNETVYTIRLLPLGGYVRMAGEDPETIELKPGTKVALLLNRGGAVEKIVLDNMERYPNARILEVEHADLEHKLTVTGYEEYEDSPQTFVVDEKARYVAGGEEIQIAPYHRQFTSKSLGQRALTIFAGPAMNFILAFILFMIIGLVQGIPVDRPEIGKLVENGVADKAGLQEGDEIRAINKVEMQSWKDVTTLIRKNPGNELTMDITRDTENLTVKLVPAAEQEGNEDIGRIGVYPPVEKSLLGSVKLGFEQTIRMTQLVFVSLVQLITGQFSIDALSGPVGIYNLTGEVAKSGLVNLLGLTAALSVNLGLFNLLPIPALDGGRLMFFLVEALRGKPLDRQKEGMVHFVGFALLMLLMLVVTWNDIKKFFL
- a CDS encoding proline--tRNA ligase — translated: MRQSMIFSPTLREVPADAEVKSHQLLLRAGFMRQNASGIYSFLPLGLKVLHNVEKIIREEMERAGALELLMPALQPAELWQESGRWYSYGPELMRMKDRHERDFALGATHEEVITALVRDEVKSYKRLPVTLYQIQTKFRDEKRPRFGLLRGREFLMKDAYSFHASQESLDEVYDRLFQAYTNIFSRCGLNFRAVIADSGAMGGKDTHEFMVLSDIGEDTIAYSDTSSYAANIEMAPVVATYEKSTEAVQAAKKVETPNQKSIADVSKFLQLDPTKCFKSMIFKVDDKFVMVLVRGDHEVNDIKVKNLYGASVVELASAEEVQKLMNCTVGSLGPIGAPEDLEIIADHAVGAIVNGCCGANEEGYHYININVDIDYTVAQFADLRFIQEGDLSPDGQGVIQFAQGIEVGHVFKLGKRYSEAMGATYLDENGKTQSMIMGCYGIGVSRTVAAIAEQYNDEHGLKWPAAVAPFTVHVIPVNVKVDVQREKAEKIYEALIAEGYDVLLDDRQERAGVKFADADLFGFPIRITVGKKAEEGIVEVKVRQTNESQEMAIEELSSYIKSIIK